The Fructilactobacillus myrtifloralis genome contains a region encoding:
- a CDS encoding SH3 domain-containing protein has product MALATGETKTRAKLTKSKHGWLKIAMGLTFASTSMFAVTHQVHAEVQTTVQASVPADQTTSATADQTATPVANAEKAPVTNADAPASSAASDQSTTATDAPADQTATTPQTDQGEAKASDQTTQTQSDQTTADTKATSDKTQTDTTADQPAATSSKTDADATTTKQAAPADATSQPSADAKTTTDDTTKVKDQAATDSKTSTDAVASQKTDATPDSAQADTTATKQTDATKQDASDTKVATDQSTTDQTATKTTDANKTTTAADEHQAPTTPTSEVKSATPTVRLAVQTPANLNLATANMTPQTGTYTASGTQNVRDGASLSAGITGQLQSGDSINYDGKVQADGYTWLHYYNYENKDRWVAQLASATTSHQQFIESLSAGAIETWKKYGVLPSISIAQAIVESAWGQAAPGNNLFGIKGSYNGQSVTVQTQEWVNGRYITIYDKFRAYPSFAESIQDHGAFLYQNSRYANLLGNRDYAQTAWMLQNDGYATSPTYANTLISVIQSNNLSRFDQNLDNPGVPNNSDNNSTNVVQANGTWTFSSDVNVRTAPSLSASVTGAKYTGQQITYDGLADNDGYTWMRFKDSNGAYRYAAQIGANADVPAPTPTPDQGSTNQTSGVYTVSGWQNVRNGASLSAGITGQLQDGDTIYYDGTRDADGYQWLHYKNYAGQDRWLANLNNGGQTTPAPDQNHNDQATNNEVGVYTVNGWQNVRNGASLGAGVTGQLQNGDTIYYDGTRDADGYKWLHYTNYAGQDRWVADLNNGGQSTPAPAPDQGNQTSNRETGAYTVNGWQNVRTGSSLSAGVTGQLQNGDTIYYDETREADGYKWLHYTNYAGQDRWVADLNNGGQSTPAPAPSNEATVSGSYTINGWQNVRNDASLSAGVTGQLQNGDTIYYDRTRDVDGYKWLHYTNYAGQDRWVAQLDFAQVPNVNLEVTSNLSQRALQIASAQAGRPYAYGGATPQTGFDCSGLIYYAYQQAGKTLPRTAAAQYGATQPISKSQAQAGDLVFFDDGGIYHNGIYLGNGRMLDAQNNGVIYNDLLAYFSGNVYFGRIY; this is encoded by the coding sequence ATGGCTCTAGCAACGGGAGAAACAAAAACTAGAGCAAAGCTGACGAAGTCTAAGCACGGTTGGCTAAAGATTGCCATGGGCTTGACCTTTGCCTCAACTTCAATGTTTGCGGTTACGCATCAAGTTCACGCTGAAGTACAAACAACGGTCCAAGCAAGTGTTCCAGCTGACCAAACAACGAGCGCCACTGCTGATCAGACGGCTACTCCAGTTGCCAACGCGGAAAAGGCCCCAGTAACGAATGCTGATGCGCCAGCATCGTCAGCTGCCAGTGACCAGTCAACTACTGCCACTGATGCACCAGCTGATCAGACGGCTACAACTCCGCAAACTGATCAAGGAGAAGCAAAAGCATCTGATCAAACTACCCAGACGCAGTCGGACCAAACCACGGCAGACACTAAGGCCACTTCTGACAAGACGCAAACGGACACCACGGCTGACCAACCAGCTGCTACCAGTAGTAAAACTGATGCGGATGCAACGACTACTAAGCAAGCTGCTCCGGCGGATGCTACTAGTCAGCCAAGTGCGGATGCAAAGACCACTACTGATGACACCACGAAGGTTAAGGATCAAGCAGCCACGGATTCTAAAACGAGTACAGATGCCGTAGCCAGTCAAAAGACGGATGCGACTCCTGATTCTGCTCAGGCGGACACAACTGCAACCAAGCAAACCGATGCCACTAAGCAGGATGCTTCAGACACCAAGGTAGCAACTGACCAAAGTACGACTGACCAGACGGCTACTAAGACTACGGATGCTAACAAAACGACCACTGCTGCAGATGAGCACCAAGCACCTACCACTCCAACTTCTGAAGTGAAGAGTGCTACTCCAACGGTGCGGTTAGCAGTGCAAACTCCTGCTAACCTGAACTTGGCAACGGCTAACATGACGCCACAAACGGGAACGTACACCGCTTCAGGGACGCAAAACGTCCGGGATGGTGCTAGTTTGTCCGCTGGAATTACGGGTCAACTCCAAAGTGGTGACAGCATTAACTACGATGGAAAAGTTCAAGCCGACGGTTACACGTGGTTACACTATTACAACTATGAAAACAAAGACCGCTGGGTGGCTCAGTTAGCCAGTGCGACGACGAGTCACCAACAATTCATTGAATCTCTGTCTGCTGGAGCCATTGAAACTTGGAAGAAGTACGGTGTTTTACCAAGTATTTCGATTGCCCAAGCCATTGTTGAAAGTGCCTGGGGGCAAGCAGCACCTGGGAATAACTTATTCGGAATTAAAGGTTCCTACAATGGTCAATCAGTGACTGTGCAAACCCAAGAATGGGTCAACGGTCGCTACATTACCATCTATGATAAGTTCCGGGCTTACCCAAGTTTTGCGGAAAGTATTCAAGACCACGGGGCCTTCTTATACCAAAACTCACGGTACGCCAACTTATTAGGGAACCGGGATTACGCCCAAACTGCTTGGATGCTCCAAAACGATGGGTATGCAACTTCACCAACTTACGCCAACACGTTGATTAGCGTCATCCAATCCAACAACTTGAGTCGGTTTGACCAAAACTTGGATAACCCGGGTGTTCCTAATAACTCAGATAATAATTCTACGAACGTGGTACAAGCCAACGGAACGTGGACCTTTAGTTCGGACGTAAACGTGCGGACGGCGCCCAGCCTGTCAGCTAGTGTGACCGGGGCTAAGTACACCGGTCAACAAATTACCTACGATGGGCTAGCTGATAACGATGGTTACACGTGGATGCGGTTTAAGGATAGTAATGGGGCTTACCGCTATGCAGCCCAAATCGGTGCTAATGCCGATGTGCCGGCACCAACGCCAACTCCTGATCAAGGTTCAACCAACCAAACTTCCGGTGTTTACACCGTTAGTGGTTGGCAAAACGTTCGTAACGGGGCTAGTTTGAGTGCCGGGATTACCGGTCAACTGCAAGATGGCGACACCATTTACTACGATGGCACTCGGGATGCCGATGGCTACCAGTGGTTACACTACAAGAATTACGCGGGCCAAGACCGGTGGTTAGCAAACCTGAACAACGGGGGGCAAACCACGCCGGCTCCTGACCAAAACCACAATGACCAAGCAACGAACAACGAAGTTGGAGTTTACACGGTCAATGGTTGGCAAAACGTTCGTAACGGAGCTAGTTTAGGTGCCGGAGTCACTGGTCAGTTGCAAAACGGGGATACCATTTACTACGATGGCACCCGGGATGCTGACGGTTACAAGTGGTTACACTACACGAACTATGCTGGTCAAGATCGCTGGGTTGCAGATTTGAACAATGGTGGTCAAAGTACCCCCGCTCCAGCCCCAGATCAAGGGAACCAAACGAGTAACCGTGAAACAGGCGCTTACACAGTGAACGGTTGGCAAAACGTCCGTACCGGATCAAGTTTGAGTGCCGGGGTCACTGGTCAACTCCAAAATGGTGATACGATTTACTATGACGAAACTCGGGAAGCCGATGGTTACAAGTGGTTACACTACACGAACTATGCCGGTCAAGATCGCTGGGTTGCAGACTTGAACAATGGGGGGCAAAGCACCCCTGCTCCAGCCCCAAGCAACGAAGCAACGGTGAGTGGTAGTTACACAATTAACGGTTGGCAAAACGTCCGCAACGACGCGAGCTTGAGTGCTGGGGTCACCGGACAACTGCAAAACGGCGACACGATTTACTACGACCGGACTCGGGATGTTGACGGTTACAAGTGGTTACACTACACGAACTACGCTGGTCAGGACCGCTGGGTGGCTCAGTTGGATTTTGCCCAAGTTCCAAACGTTAACTTGGAAGTGACTTCGAACCTGAGTCAACGAGCACTCCAAATTGCAAGTGCCCAAGCGGGGCGGCCATATGCTTACGGTGGAGCTACGCCACAAACTGGCTTTGATTGTTCTGGTTTAATCTATTATGCTTACCAACAAGCAGGGAAGACGTTACCACGGACAGCCGCTGCTCAATATGGTGCTACGCAACCAATTAGTAAGAGTCAGGCCCAAGCCGGGGACTTAGTGTTCTTTGATGATGGTGGGATTTACCACAACGGAATCTACCTTGGGAATGGTCGGATGTTAGATGCTCAAAACAATGGGGTAATCTACAATGACCTGCTGGCCTACTTCTCAGGCAACGTTTACTTTGGTCGAATTTACTAA
- a CDS encoding DUF998 domain-containing protein, with translation MKSPKYYVEIPTQVVQELKATAGEKFALQLDKNGMQLEKQDVKRASLWDVSYWWNIIPAVVMALLFFAYCAEKGQKLIPLTGSFSIATGTIVLGTMMGSLLFTIFFVKTRNDSVNSVYRNIYWRNLPTIVIAVSLILLGSLLGIFWIFARVFYGAAFDQYTAALILLMFGLIINTIMINVADNITPTVLVDLLILTIIGGLLISMLANGNKQWWKHNISFLGTAKAIDSWQFNLTFIFSALLMLALVDYLFVSIKPLHRPKLPTFILRSLLTLLALEALGVGVIANNRQIPWMHYWHDRFAWAMAGTIIILIGGIKWLWPGIPKRFVWNSYLMGSLIIIVSILFRVVHYFSLTAFEIFASALAFSWIVMLFQYLLDEVNQQTQQVTVQLQLQKPNK, from the coding sequence ATGAAAAGCCCCAAATATTACGTTGAAATCCCCACTCAGGTGGTGCAGGAACTAAAGGCAACTGCTGGTGAGAAGTTTGCGTTGCAACTTGATAAAAACGGGATGCAGTTAGAAAAGCAGGACGTTAAACGGGCCTCATTGTGGGACGTTTCGTACTGGTGGAACATCATTCCGGCCGTGGTAATGGCACTGTTATTCTTTGCCTACTGTGCGGAAAAGGGACAAAAGTTAATTCCTTTGACCGGGAGTTTTTCGATTGCGACGGGGACGATTGTATTAGGCACGATGATGGGCTCCCTCTTGTTTACCATTTTTTTCGTAAAAACGCGCAATGATTCGGTTAATTCGGTCTATCGCAACATTTACTGGCGGAATTTGCCCACCATTGTCATCGCCGTCTCGCTAATCTTACTGGGGTCATTACTGGGGATCTTTTGGATTTTTGCCCGGGTGTTTTACGGGGCGGCCTTTGACCAGTACACGGCCGCGTTGATCCTGTTGATGTTTGGACTGATCATTAACACGATTATGATTAACGTGGCGGATAACATTACGCCGACCGTGCTGGTAGACTTGTTAATTCTCACGATCATCGGCGGTCTCTTAATTTCAATGCTGGCCAACGGGAATAAGCAGTGGTGGAAACATAACATTAGTTTTTTAGGGACGGCCAAGGCCATTGATAGCTGGCAGTTTAATCTAACCTTCATCTTCTCTGCACTTTTGATGCTGGCCCTCGTGGATTATTTGTTTGTTTCAATTAAACCCCTCCATCGGCCGAAGCTACCAACCTTCATCTTGCGGAGCTTGTTAACGTTATTGGCACTTGAAGCCCTGGGGGTCGGAGTAATTGCGAATAACCGGCAGATTCCCTGGATGCACTACTGGCATGATCGGTTTGCCTGGGCCATGGCGGGGACCATCATTATTTTAATTGGAGGGATCAAGTGGCTATGGCCCGGGATTCCCAAGCGGTTCGTTTGGAATTCGTACCTGATGGGGAGTTTGATAATTATCGTGAGCATTCTGTTTCGCGTGGTCCACTATTTCTCGTTGACGGCGTTTGAAATTTTTGCTTCTGCGCTCGCCTTTTCGTGGATTGTGATGCTGTTTCAGTATCTGCTGGATGAAGTGAACCAACAAACCCAACAGGTGACCGTGCAGTTACAGTTGCAGAAACCAAATAAGTGA
- a CDS encoding aldo/keto reductase, whose protein sequence is MKLNLDSTITLNNGIEMPLLGLGVWKSDNQTATQSVKWALANGYRAIDTAKQYGNEAGVGEGLKQGLADNGLSREDVFLTTKIFNGDQGYESTLKAFEGQLERLQTSYVDLLLIHWPVNGKYNETWKAMEKLYHEGKVRSIGVSNFNLDRLSDLMEHASVKPVLNQMEFNPVEQEKDIKDYCDRHHIWIEAWSPLGHGEALNNPAVKEIAAKYNKSTAQVILRWELQRELITIPKSTHEEYIKQNADLYDFELSDADVALINSLDVDQRSLWYGAFSWNGNPAGIVDAVDEWDH, encoded by the coding sequence ATGAAATTAAACTTAGATTCAACCATTACCCTAAACAACGGAATTGAAATGCCCTTACTGGGATTAGGAGTTTGGAAGAGTGATAACCAAACTGCTACTCAATCAGTAAAGTGGGCCTTGGCAAATGGCTACCGGGCTATTGATACGGCCAAGCAATACGGGAACGAAGCCGGAGTTGGTGAAGGACTCAAGCAGGGTCTTGCTGACAATGGTTTAAGCCGGGAAGACGTCTTTTTGACCACCAAGATCTTTAATGGTGACCAGGGTTACGAAAGCACCCTGAAAGCCTTTGAAGGCCAATTAGAACGGCTTCAAACTAGTTACGTTGATTTACTGTTGATTCACTGGCCAGTGAACGGCAAGTACAATGAAACTTGGAAAGCCATGGAAAAACTGTACCACGAGGGTAAGGTTCGTTCGATTGGGGTTTCAAACTTTAACCTCGACCGGTTGTCAGACTTAATGGAACACGCTTCGGTTAAGCCTGTTTTGAACCAGATGGAATTTAATCCAGTAGAACAAGAAAAAGACATTAAGGACTACTGTGATCGGCACCACATCTGGATTGAAGCTTGGTCTCCACTCGGACATGGGGAAGCATTGAACAACCCAGCCGTTAAGGAAATTGCTGCTAAATACAACAAATCAACCGCCCAAGTAATCTTGCGGTGGGAATTACAACGCGAATTAATCACGATTCCAAAGTCTACTCACGAAGAATACATCAAGCAAAATGCCGACCTGTATGACTTCGAATTGAGTGATGCGGACGTGGCTTTAATCAATAGTTTAGACGTTGATCAACGTTCACTCTGGTATGGGGCTTTCAGTTGGAATGGTAACCCAGCCGGAATTGTAGATGCCGTTGATGAATGGGATCACTAA